The Novosphingobium terrae genome has a window encoding:
- the ptsP gene encoding phosphoenolpyruvate--protein phosphotransferase yields MTSAPVGPVNSSSAASAARTILTRLHEVMASRQNAQAKLNTVVEVIGESLHSEVCSIYLLREGMLELFATRGLAQEAVHVTRMAIGEGLVGSIAARNETLNLAEAAAHPDFSYRPETGEDRFHSFAGVPIVRRERSVGILCVQHVDPRRYEEIEIEALQTVAMVLSELIANAELVDEEEAFGLAASLTGPEQLRGLTLVKGLAAGAAVYHQPRITIEHIVAEDTEAERQRVYMAFDKMRDQIDRMASQAEFGGGGEHDEVLETYRMFAYDEGWSRRINEAIDSGLTAEAAIERVQQRTRMRMRQIDDPLLADRMHDLEDLSNRLLRIVSGQLGTAASMGLRHDAILIARNLGPAELLEYDKRRLKGVILEEGSLTAHVIIVARAMGIPVLGRVKSLRGLVREGDPLLLDADQGIAFVRPTRDMVIAFDERHAKTRERQAAYAALRDMQPVTACGERITVMVNAGLREDMPNVSLTGADGVGLFRTEFQFLVSATLPSRERQTRLYRDVMDTAGDKPVVFRTVDIGGDKSLPYLRHDEDHNEENPAMGWRALRVALERDGLLKVQARALLEASAGRTLHVMFPMISEPWEFDAAKAVFDGQLTWLRGQRKQLPEAVKFGAMLEVPALAEMLDVLCPKLTFLSVGTNDLTQFLFAADRSNPKLAERYDWLSPAILRFLRRVSRTCQQHGTLLTVCGEMGGRQLEALALLGLGIRRLSITPAAVGPIKSMLRQVHLHEIEEEMNRLLDEPAQDLRARLLDWAQARGITFD; encoded by the coding sequence CAGCCGCCAGAATGCCCAGGCCAAGCTCAACACCGTGGTCGAGGTGATCGGCGAAAGCCTGCATTCCGAAGTCTGCTCGATCTATCTGCTGCGCGAAGGCATGCTGGAGCTGTTCGCCACCCGCGGTCTGGCGCAGGAGGCGGTCCATGTCACCCGCATGGCCATCGGAGAGGGTCTGGTCGGCAGCATCGCGGCGCGCAACGAGACGCTGAATCTGGCCGAGGCAGCGGCACACCCTGACTTCTCCTATCGCCCCGAAACGGGCGAGGACCGCTTCCACTCTTTCGCGGGCGTGCCCATCGTGCGGCGCGAGCGTTCGGTGGGCATCCTCTGCGTGCAGCACGTCGATCCGCGCCGCTATGAAGAGATCGAGATCGAGGCGCTGCAGACGGTGGCCATGGTGCTCTCCGAACTGATCGCCAATGCCGAGCTGGTCGATGAGGAGGAGGCATTCGGCCTTGCCGCCTCGCTGACCGGGCCCGAGCAACTGCGCGGCCTCACGCTGGTCAAGGGGCTGGCGGCGGGCGCCGCTGTCTATCACCAGCCGCGCATCACCATCGAACACATCGTCGCCGAAGACACCGAGGCCGAGCGCCAGCGCGTCTATATGGCCTTTGACAAGATGCGCGACCAGATCGACCGCATGGCCAGCCAGGCCGAATTCGGCGGCGGCGGCGAGCATGACGAGGTTCTCGAAACCTATCGCATGTTCGCCTATGACGAAGGCTGGAGCCGCCGCATCAACGAGGCGATCGATTCAGGCCTCACCGCCGAGGCCGCGATCGAGCGCGTGCAGCAGCGCACCCGCATGCGCATGCGCCAGATCGACGATCCGCTGTTGGCCGACCGCATGCATGATCTGGAGGATCTCTCCAACCGCCTGCTGCGCATCGTTTCGGGCCAGCTGGGCACGGCGGCCAGCATGGGCCTGCGCCATGACGCCATTCTGATCGCCCGCAACCTCGGCCCCGCCGAGCTGCTGGAGTATGACAAGCGCCGCCTCAAGGGCGTGATCCTTGAGGAAGGCTCGCTCACCGCGCATGTCATCATCGTGGCGCGCGCCATGGGCATTCCGGTGCTGGGCCGTGTGAAGAGCCTGCGCGGTCTGGTGCGCGAAGGCGATCCGCTGCTGCTCGATGCCGATCAGGGCATCGCCTTCGTGCGCCCCACGCGCGACATGGTCATCGCCTTCGATGAGCGCCACGCCAAGACTCGTGAACGTCAAGCCGCCTATGCCGCCTTGCGCGATATGCAGCCGGTCACGGCCTGCGGTGAGCGCATCACGGTGATGGTCAATGCCGGTCTGCGTGAGGATATGCCCAATGTCTCGCTGACGGGCGCTGACGGCGTGGGCCTGTTCCGCACCGAATTCCAGTTTCTCGTCTCGGCCACGCTGCCCAGCCGGGAGCGTCAGACGCGGCTCTATCGCGATGTGATGGATACGGCGGGCGACAAGCCGGTGGTCTTCCGCACCGTGGACATCGGCGGCGACAAGAGCCTGCCCTATCTGCGCCATGACGAAGACCACAATGAGGAAAACCCGGCGATGGGCTGGCGCGCTTTGCGTGTCGCTCTGGAACGCGATGGCCTTCTGAAGGTGCAGGCCCGCGCGCTGCTGGAAGCTTCTGCCGGGCGCACGCTGCATGTGATGTTCCCGATGATCTCCGAGCCATGGGAGTTCGATGCCGCCAAAGCCGTGTTCGACGGCCAGCTCACCTGGCTGCGCGGCCAGCGCAAGCAGTTGCCCGAGGCGGTGAAATTCGGCGCCATGCTCGAAGTGCCCGCTCTGGCGGAAATGCTCGATGTGCTGTGCCCCAAGCTGACCTTCCTGTCGGTGGGCACCAATGATCTGACGCAGTTCCTCTTTGCGGCAGACCGTTCGAACCCCAAGCTGGCCGAACGTTACGATTGGCTCAGCCCCGCGATCCTGCGCTTCCTGCGCCGGGTTTCGCGCACCTGCCAGCAGCATGGCACGCTGCTGACCGTCTGCGGCGAGATGGGCGGCCGTCAATTGGAAGCCTTGGCCCTGCTGGGTCTGGGCATCCGCCGCCTGTCGATCACGCCGGCTGCGGTGGGGCCGATCAAGAGCATGCTGCGGCAGGTCCATCTCCATGAAATCGAGGAGGAAATGAACCGCCTGCTCGATGAACCGGCGCAGGATCTGCGGGCACGGTTGCTGGACTGGGCACAGGCACGGGGCATCACCTTCGACTAA
- a CDS encoding helix-turn-helix domain-containing protein, which translates to MGAEDKNEQQSALTAGGRLRVAREAAGLSLAQLAEKTRIREKHLEALEAGDFAALPGRTYALGFARTYARAVGLDDAEITSTMRAEYSGAMPEAEAPPAPAFTPGDPARVPSSGFAWVAGVLALIAAVGGYVWWNNYYSPAAELPSLLPADTPTPQATASGAPAAPAPAAPAQPSGDVVFTAQGTGVWVRFYDGDKTLVEKVLQDGESYTVPADAHDPKLRTGHPELLTITIGGQSVPKISEEMKTVKDVPVTAAALNARGNAAPAAQPSAAPGAQPSGQPAPQPSSTPGASPSPSASATSGAPAPHHVAPRPRRHKTHGETVTAGGVLPAGVPLITPPAANGGNP; encoded by the coding sequence ATGGGTGCCGAAGACAAAAATGAGCAGCAGTCAGCACTGACCGCCGGGGGGCGGCTGCGCGTTGCGCGTGAGGCGGCGGGCCTCTCGCTGGCGCAGCTGGCGGAAAAGACCCGTATTCGCGAAAAGCATCTGGAAGCGCTGGAGGCGGGCGATTTCGCCGCGCTGCCCGGTCGCACCTATGCGCTGGGTTTCGCGCGTACCTATGCCCGCGCCGTCGGGCTGGACGATGCCGAGATCACCAGCACCATGCGCGCCGAATATTCCGGCGCCATGCCCGAGGCCGAGGCGCCTCCGGCCCCCGCTTTCACGCCCGGAGATCCGGCGCGCGTGCCATCCTCGGGCTTTGCCTGGGTGGCGGGCGTGCTGGCGCTGATCGCGGCGGTGGGCGGCTATGTCTGGTGGAACAATTACTACAGCCCGGCGGCGGAACTGCCCTCGCTGCTGCCCGCCGACACGCCCACGCCTCAGGCCACGGCCAGCGGCGCTCCTGCGGCGCCCGCCCCGGCGGCCCCGGCTCAGCCGAGCGGCGATGTGGTCTTCACCGCGCAGGGCACGGGCGTCTGGGTGCGCTTCTACGATGGCGACAAGACGCTGGTGGAAAAGGTGCTTCAGGACGGCGAGAGCTACACGGTCCCCGCCGATGCCCATGATCCCAAGCTGCGCACCGGCCACCCCGAGCTGCTGACCATCACCATCGGCGGCCAGAGCGTGCCCAAGATCTCGGAAGAGATGAAGACGGTGAAGGATGTGCCGGTGACCGCCGCCGCGCTGAATGCGCGCGGCAATGCGGCGCCTGCGGCCCAGCCCTCGGCTGCGCCCGGTGCTCAGCCGTCCGGCCAGCCTGCGCCGCAGCCTTCCTCGACACCCGGCGCGTCTCCCAGCCCGAGCGCCAGTGCCACCTCCGGCGCCCCCGCGCCTCACCATGTGGCGCCGCGCCCGCGCCGCCACAAGACGCATGGCGAGACGGTGACCGCGGGCGGCGTGCTGCCCGCCGGCGTGCCGCTGATCACGCCTCCGGCTGCAAATGGGGGAAATCCCTGA
- a CDS encoding tetratricopeptide repeat protein, with translation MTEMRRGKLRVLALAVLACGTSLVAVPVVHAQEGTVEEIRLRKLEAEVRALQRQVFPGGDPKFFPSDGSTPAAPTPQPGSPATTPVTDLLTRMDALESQNARLTAQVEDLSHRLRKLEGTESSVPGAAATVTPPPYTGPQPDVGATPLPASQPAYAPPPPVAKPKPAPVVAAPTPPAKPTASRLAAVKAIVKPQSDDPGEDEYSYGFKLWEAKFYPEAAQQLKLYLDKYPRHKRVSYAKNLLGRAYLDDNQPREAANWFLQNYQSNKRGDRAADSLLYLAQAMVDLKDSSRACIALGEFSDTYKTEAAGRLRSQYDETRRKAACN, from the coding sequence ATGACTGAGATGCGGCGGGGCAAGCTGCGCGTGTTGGCGCTGGCGGTGCTGGCTTGCGGCACATCACTGGTGGCGGTGCCGGTGGTGCATGCCCAGGAAGGCACGGTGGAAGAAATCCGCCTGCGCAAGCTGGAGGCCGAAGTGCGCGCCCTTCAGCGCCAGGTCTTCCCCGGCGGCGATCCGAAATTCTTTCCCTCCGATGGCTCGACGCCCGCGGCGCCCACCCCTCAGCCCGGTTCGCCCGCCACCACGCCGGTCACCGATCTGCTGACGCGCATGGATGCCCTTGAATCGCAGAATGCGCGCCTGACGGCTCAGGTCGAGGATCTCTCGCACCGCCTGCGCAAGCTGGAAGGCACGGAATCCTCGGTCCCCGGCGCTGCTGCCACGGTCACGCCGCCGCCCTACACCGGCCCGCAGCCGGATGTGGGTGCCACGCCGCTGCCCGCCAGCCAGCCCGCTTATGCGCCGCCGCCTCCGGTGGCCAAGCCCAAGCCCGCTCCGGTGGTCGCCGCGCCGACGCCGCCCGCCAAGCCGACAGCCTCGCGCCTTGCGGCGGTCAAGGCCATCGTCAAGCCGCAGAGCGACGATCCGGGCGAGGATGAATACAGCTACGGCTTCAAGCTGTGGGAGGCCAAGTTCTATCCCGAGGCCGCGCAGCAGCTGAAGCTCTATCTCGACAAATATCCGCGCCACAAGCGCGTGAGCTACGCCAAGAACCTGCTGGGCCGCGCCTATCTGGACGACAACCAGCCGCGCGAAGCCGCCAACTGGTTCCTGCAGAACTACCAGAGCAACAAGCGCGGCGACCGCGCGGCCGACAGCCTGCTCTACCTTGCGCAGGCCATGGTGGATCTGAAGGACAGCAGCCGCGCCTGCATCGCGCTGGGCGAGTTCTCCGACACCTACAAGACCGAAGCCGCCGGGCGCCTGCGCAGCCAGTATGACGAAACCCGCAGAAAAGCGGCGTGCAACTGA
- the tilS gene encoding tRNA lysidine(34) synthetase TilS, with protein sequence MQLSFAAEAERFVSDLTRIWPESTKGEPLLGLAVSGGPDSLALLLIAHAALPGRVAAATVDHGLRPESAAEAAEVARICALLGVPHATLEVRVEEGNIQAQARDARYAAMAAWMERESLSALATAHHADDQAETLVMRLNRASGVSGLAGVRERGLVPATRLPLLRPLLGWRRAALASVVAASGFTAADDPSNRNPAYDRVRVRQALADAAWVDVPAWSQAASNLADADAALDWAAAREWAEQVVKEPMGLVYRPQAPRAVALRVVARIVEQLDGQAARGQAVARLFDALVARQPASIGDLVVRPMPSGWSFMKGPKRRS encoded by the coding sequence GTGCAACTGAGCTTCGCTGCCGAGGCCGAACGCTTCGTTTCGGACCTGACGCGCATCTGGCCTGAAAGCACGAAAGGCGAGCCCCTGCTGGGGCTCGCCGTTTCGGGCGGGCCGGACAGTCTGGCGCTGCTGCTGATCGCTCACGCCGCGCTGCCGGGCCGCGTGGCCGCCGCCACGGTGGACCACGGCTTGCGCCCTGAAAGCGCTGCCGAAGCCGCCGAGGTCGCCCGCATCTGCGCCCTGCTGGGCGTGCCCCATGCCACGCTGGAGGTCCGCGTGGAGGAGGGCAACATACAGGCCCAGGCCCGCGACGCCCGCTATGCCGCCATGGCCGCTTGGATGGAGCGTGAGAGCCTCTCTGCCCTTGCCACCGCCCATCATGCCGATGATCAGGCCGAGACGCTGGTCATGCGCCTGAACCGGGCGAGCGGGGTCTCCGGGCTGGCCGGTGTGCGTGAGCGTGGGCTGGTCCCCGCCACCCGCCTGCCGCTGTTGCGCCCGCTGCTGGGCTGGCGGCGCGCGGCGTTGGCCTCTGTGGTCGCCGCTTCCGGCTTCACAGCCGCCGACGATCCTTCCAACCGCAACCCGGCCTATGATCGTGTCCGTGTGAGGCAGGCTTTGGCCGATGCCGCGTGGGTCGATGTGCCCGCATGGTCTCAGGCGGCATCCAATCTTGCCGATGCAGATGCTGCCCTCGATTGGGCCGCTGCTCGCGAATGGGCCGAGCAGGTGGTGAAGGAACCGATGGGGCTGGTCTATCGCCCCCAAGCGCCGCGTGCCGTGGCTCTGCGTGTGGTGGCGCGGATTGTGGAGCAGCTGGATGGGCAGGCTGCGCGTGGGCAGGCCGTGGCGCGGCTGTTCGATGCTCTGGTGGCGCGGCAGCCCGCCTCGATCGGGGATCTGGTGGTGCGGCCTATGCCCTCCGGGTGGAGTTTTATGAAGGGGCCGAAAAGAAGGTCCTAA